One window of Brevibacillus choshinensis genomic DNA carries:
- a CDS encoding SgcJ/EcaC family oxidoreductase, whose product MENRSNDIELIRRLFASMSEAWNRGDGIAFGDCFAEDADYVTFMGQRLQGRDQIAAVHQKLFNGPLKGSLLESSATVELHPRFVTQEVAIIHAIGEAKLANAAQDPADRSSINTNVVVKERGEWKITAFHNSRIQSFPGGRRD is encoded by the coding sequence ATGGAAAACCGAAGCAATGACATCGAATTGATTCGCCGGTTATTCGCATCCATGAGTGAGGCTTGGAACAGAGGAGACGGTATTGCATTTGGAGATTGTTTTGCGGAGGATGCTGATTACGTCACCTTTATGGGACAACGTCTACAAGGCAGAGACCAAATTGCCGCTGTCCATCAAAAGTTGTTTAACGGCCCTCTCAAAGGCTCTCTCCTGGAATCAAGTGCAACAGTTGAGCTGCATCCTCGTTTTGTCACACAAGAAGTCGCCATTATTCACGCTATCGGCGAAGCGAAGCTGGCGAATGCAGCGCAGGACCCAGCTGACAGAAGTTCGATCAATACGAATGTAGTCGTGAAAGAACGCGGAGAATGGAAAATTACGGCCTTCCATAACAGCCGTATTCAAAGCTTTCCGGGAGGCCGGCGAGACTAG